The following proteins are co-located in the Colletotrichum lupini chromosome 4, complete sequence genome:
- a CDS encoding nucleosome assembly protein, with the protein MAEPIRNKRLDPATAPTPQNTPLQNAPISSHAQQPGVASIKEGMYQNPRCNVQLLSLLRALWGLTSGDTRPSIDPLLTCTHFTEDLDRAAAASIFAQNPKLVQMIQGRLGSLVGRSSGYIESLPPQVRRRVAGLKGIQKEHSKLEAEFQEEVLQLEKKYFAKFTPLYEKRAKVVNGASEPTEEEIKAGEEDDEDDDEEVEEAEKTEKAAESTEPVSGIPEFWLSAMKNQISLAEMITDRDEAALKHLIDIRMEYLDKPGFRLIFEFADNEFFTNKTVTKTYFYQSESGYGGDFIYDHAEGDKIEWKEGKDLTVRVESKKQRNKNTKQTRIVKKTVPTESFFNFFSPPQAPADEDDDAASDIEERLELDYQLGEDIKEKLIPRAIDWFTGEALAFEELDDDDLEGDFDDEDDEDEDDLSEDRDEDEESEDDVSDV; encoded by the exons ATGGCTGAGCCCATCCGTAACAAGCGCCTTGATCCGGCCACCGCGCC TACGCCGCAAAATACCCCCCTTCAAAATGCGCCCATTTCGTCGCATGCCCAGCAGCCTGGCGTCGCCAGCATCAAGGAGGGTATGTACCAAAACCCCCGCTGCAATGTTCAACTCTTGTCTTTATTGCGCGCACTTTGGGGCCTCACCTCTGGAGACACCCGCCCCTCTATCGACCCGTTACTGACGTGCACCCATTTCACAGAGGATCTCGATcgtgccgctgccgcctccATCTTTGCTCAGAATCCCAAGCTCGTCCAGATGATCCAAGGAAGACTTGGTTCTCTCGTTGGCCGATCCTCCGGCTACATCGAGTCGCTGCCTCCCCAGGTGCGTCGCCGTGTTGCCGGCCTCAAAGGCATCCAGAAGGAACACTCTAAGCTTGAGGCCGAATTTCAAGAGGAGGTTCTCCAGCTCGAGAAGAAGTACTTTGCCAAGTTCACTCCTCTCTACGAGAAGCGTGCCAAGGTTGTCAACGGTGCCTCTGAACCTACAGAGGAGGAGATCAAGGCCGGCGAGGAGGATGACGAggatgatgatgaggagGTTGAGGAAGCTGAGAAGACCGAGAAGGCTGCCGAATCCACTGAGCCGGTTTCTGGTATCCCTGAGTTCTGGTTGTCTGCCATGAAGAACCAAATTTCTCTCGCCGAGATGATTACCGATCGCGACGAGGCCGCTCTCAAGCACCTGATCGATATCCGCATGGAATATCTCGACAAGCCCGGTTTCCGCCTTATCTTCGAATTTGCCGACAATGAGTTCTTCACAAACAAGACCGTCACCAAGACGTACTTTTACCAAAGTGAAAGCGGCTACGGCGGTGACTTCATCTACGACCATGCTGAGGGTGATAAGATTGAGTGGAAGGAGGGCAAGGATTTGACTGTCAGAGTCGAGAGCAAGAAGCAGAGAAACAAGA ACACCAAGCAGACCCGAATTGTCAAGAAGACGGTGCCCACCGAATCCTTCTTCAACTTCTTCTCCCCCCCCCAGGCCCCGGCCGACGAGGATGATGACGCTGCTTCCGACATCGAGGAGCGCCTCGAGCTTGATTACCAACTCGGTGAAGACATCAAGGAGAAGCTCATTCCCCGTGCCATTGACTGGTTCACCGGCGAGGCTTTGGCCTTTGAGGAGCTCGACGATGATGACCTGGAGGGTGACTTCGACGatgaagacgacgaggacgaggatgATCTTAGTGAGGACCGtgacgaggatgaggagtCCGAGGACGACGTAAGTGACGTGTAA
- a CDS encoding D-isomer specific 2-hydroxyacid dehydrogenase, whose product MHWTGNSHRVPPSTPKLWYGRYLIILHQSRPSVSHPASFWLLDMSPAALDLAAFACFFLPRIEKSYCPSIPSILLTQQDQYNPHIMSSAQDITGASAHGRQLEVSASLGLSTSPTATFTSPPSSFARAGTALAQRPAPKLLKPFNTQDIKILLLENVNQTGKDILTEQGYQVEALKTSLPEDQLIEKIRDVHVIGIRSKTKLTEKVLREAKNLLVIGCFCIGTNQVNLEYAAAHGIAVFNSPFANSRSVAELVIAEIITLARQLGDRSNEMHRGTWNKVSSKCWEIRGKTLGIVGYGHIGSQLSVLAEAMGMNVVYYDVVNLMALGTATQVPTLEALLEEADFVTLHVPELPETKNLISTAQLEKMKTGAYLINASRGSVVDIQALINAMRSGKIAGAALDVYPNEPAANGDYFNSSLNTWGEDLRSLNNIILTPHIGGSTEEAQRAIGVEVAEALVRYINQGTTLNSVNLPEVNLRSLTLDEPDHARVIYIHRNVPGVLRRVNEILGNHNVDKQISDSRGDIAYLMADVSSVKAEDIKEINDGLDSLSSRIMTRVLY is encoded by the exons ATGCATTGGACTGGAAACAGTCATCGGGTACCACCTTCCACTCCCAAGCTTTGGTATGGTAGGTACCTCATCATTTTACATCAGTCACGGCCCTCCGTCTCACATCCCGCGTCATTTTGGCTACTTGACATGAG CCCAGCAGCTCTTGATCTGGCAGCTTTCGCGTGCTTCTTTCTGCCCCGCATCGAAAAATCGTACTGCCCCTCCATCCCATCCATCTTGCTCACACAGCAAGACCAGTACAACCCACACATAATGAGCTCAGCACAAGACATCACCGGCGCATCTGCGCATGGAAGACAGCTCGAAGTCTCCGCTAGCTTGGGACTTTCAACTTCGCCAACCGCCACTTTCACCTCCCCCCCTTCAAGCTTCGCTAGAGCCGGCACTGCTCTTGCCCAGAGGCCAGCCCCCAAGCTTCTGAAGCCCTTCAACACCCAAGACATCAAGATTTTGCTTCTCGAAAATGTCAATCAAACAGGAAAAGATATCCTGACCGAGCAAGGTTACCAGGTCGAGGCTCTCAAGACCTCTCTCCCCGAAGACCAACTCATTGAGAAGATTCG GGACGTGCATGTCATTGGTATTCGCTCCAAGACCAAGTTGACCGAGAAGGTCCTGCGTGAGGCCAAGAACCTGCTCGTCATTGGCTGCTTCTGCATCGGCACGAACCAGGTCAACCTCGAATACGCTGCCGCCCACGGTATTGCTGTCTTCAACTCCCCCTTCGCCAATTCGCGCAGTGTTGCAGAGCTCGTTATTGCCGAAATTATCACTCTGGCCCGTCAGCTTGGTGACCGCTCCAACGAGATGCACCGCGGCACCTGGAACAAGGTCAGCTCCAAGTGCTGGGAAATCCGTGGCAAGACGctcg GCATTGTGGGTTATGGCCACATTGGCTCGCAGCTTTCGGTCCTGGCCGAGGCTATGGGCATGAACGTCGTTTACTATGATGTCGTGAACCTGATGGCACTAGGAACCGCGACCCAAGTGCCCACCTTAGAAGCCTTGCTCGAGGAGGCCGACTTCGTTACTTTGCACGTGCCTGAGCTGCCAGAGACTAAGAACCTGATCTCTACTGCTCAGCTCGAGAAGATGAAGACTGGCGCTTACTTAATCAACGCCAGTCGCGGCAGCGTTGTCGACATCCAGGCTCTGATTAACGCCATGCGCTCTGGCAAGATCGCTGGTGCTGCTCTTGATGTCTACCCCAACGAGCCGGCGGCCAACGGCGACTACTTTAACAGCTCACTCAACACATGGGGCGAGGATCTGCGTAGCCTGAACAACATCATTTTGACGCCACACATTGGTGGCAGCACCGAGGAGGCCCAGCGCGCTATTGGTGTCGAAG TTGCCGAGGCGCTTGTCCGCTATATCAACCAGGGCACCACGCTCAACAGTGTTAACCTGCCCGAGGTTAACCTGAGATCATTGACTTTGGATGAGCCCGACCACGCTCGT GTCATCTATATTCACCGCAATGTTCCCGGTGTCTTGCGCAGAG TTAACGAGATTCTTGGCAACCACAATGTTGACAAGCAGATCTCCGACAGCAGAGGCGAC ATTGCATACCTCATGGCCGATGTGAGCAGCGTCAAGGCCGAGGACATCAAGGAGATCAACGACGGTCTGGATTCTCTGAGCT CACGCATCATGACCCGTGTCTTGTACTAG